A stretch of the Streptomyces venezuelae genome encodes the following:
- a CDS encoding transglutaminaseTgpA domain-containing protein, with protein MSGRTRLTLFALLATLLTALSLAPLVASQAWMLQACWLLAVQSGVGALCRRVPLPRSLTVAAQLLVSLLLLVLLFAGEGRSGGAGAQLFTGIGTLYQEGLADVGEYAIPAPQTDGIRLLLVSGVLLIGLLVDLLAVTFRTAAAAGLPLLALYSVAAGLSGGNGWLLFVLAGTGYLLLLLAESGDRLAQWGRVFGGGARGPGGSGSAGRQPVAPVRTGRRIGAVAVLIALGAAYVLPTPEGGLLGPGGEGGGSGPGGGTISAVNPLVALQSSLTAQDDRVVLRYRTDNKQPDQYLRIVSLDEFDGVEWKSSGRSLTEVPDRLPRVPGLSDQVRLGGTEVRTSVSAAGDYVQRYLPMPYPATQVEIKDGRWRFEQVGRTVIGDDLGKGKKQTVQGAQYTVSSLALRPTAQQLSSAPKPPAAFVEEFTRLPADMPPVVAETARSVTRGAKDDYAKALKLQNWFAVKENGGFTYNTKTSSGSGSQAIVRFLKEKEGFCVHFSFSMASMARSLGIPARVAVGFTPGSALADGSMQVTMKDAHAWPELYFEGVGWTRFEPTPTRGTAPDYTRAETPVTQPTAPAPLPSQSSSAPAPAPSSSADSCPPELRRLGDCDSAAAPGAGPEGGDFPWGTVLGFVGLGLLVAAVPLLPLLWRGRVRARRLGCGEPLAAWRELGDMAWDVGITPDEALSPRRAAARIVELGSLEPPAAEAVHRLAGAVERVLYARPGAVVVPVADGDAAADVLVARAGLLAGVGRGRRLRALLLPRSAARLGWAASARWTALAGRAAALVAKLPRLKRT; from the coding sequence ATGAGCGGCCGGACGAGACTGACGCTGTTCGCGCTGCTGGCGACGCTGCTGACGGCCCTGTCGCTGGCCCCGCTGGTGGCCTCGCAGGCCTGGATGCTCCAGGCCTGCTGGCTGCTGGCGGTGCAGAGCGGGGTCGGCGCCCTGTGCCGGCGGGTGCCGCTGCCCCGGTCGCTGACCGTGGCCGCGCAGCTGCTGGTGTCCCTGCTGCTGCTGGTGCTGCTGTTCGCCGGCGAGGGCCGGTCCGGCGGGGCGGGCGCCCAGCTGTTCACCGGGATCGGGACCCTGTACCAGGAGGGCCTGGCGGACGTCGGCGAGTACGCCATCCCGGCACCGCAGACGGACGGGATCCGGCTGCTGCTGGTCTCCGGAGTGCTGCTGATCGGGCTGCTGGTCGACCTTCTGGCGGTGACCTTCCGGACCGCCGCGGCGGCCGGACTGCCGCTGCTCGCCCTGTACTCGGTGGCCGCCGGGCTGTCCGGCGGCAACGGCTGGCTGCTGTTCGTCCTGGCCGGCACCGGCTACCTGCTGCTCCTGCTCGCGGAGAGCGGGGACCGGCTGGCCCAGTGGGGCCGGGTCTTCGGCGGCGGCGCCCGCGGCCCGGGCGGCTCCGGTTCCGCCGGCCGGCAGCCGGTGGCACCGGTGCGCACCGGCCGGCGGATCGGCGCGGTGGCGGTGCTGATCGCGCTGGGCGCGGCCTATGTGCTGCCCACGCCCGAGGGCGGGCTGCTGGGTCCGGGCGGCGAGGGCGGCGGCAGCGGTCCGGGCGGCGGGACGATCTCGGCGGTGAACCCGCTGGTTGCGCTGCAGAGCAGCCTGACCGCGCAGGACGACCGGGTGGTGCTGCGGTACCGCACCGACAACAAGCAGCCCGACCAGTACCTGCGGATCGTCTCGCTGGACGAGTTCGACGGGGTCGAGTGGAAGTCCTCCGGGCGCAGCCTCACCGAGGTTCCGGACCGGCTGCCGCGGGTGCCGGGGCTGAGCGACCAGGTCCGGCTGGGCGGCACCGAGGTCCGGACCAGCGTCTCGGCCGCCGGGGACTACGTACAGCGCTACCTGCCGATGCCGTACCCGGCGACCCAGGTGGAGATCAAGGACGGGCGCTGGCGGTTCGAGCAGGTGGGCCGGACCGTGATCGGCGACGATCTCGGCAAGGGCAAGAAGCAGACGGTGCAGGGCGCGCAGTACACGGTGAGCAGCCTGGCGCTGCGGCCCACCGCCCAGCAGCTGTCCTCGGCGCCGAAGCCCCCGGCCGCGTTCGTGGAGGAGTTCACCCGGCTGCCGGCGGACATGCCGCCGGTGGTGGCGGAGACGGCCCGTTCGGTGACCCGGGGTGCGAAGGACGACTACGCGAAGGCCCTGAAGCTGCAGAACTGGTTTGCGGTCAAGGAGAACGGCGGGTTCACGTACAACACGAAGACCTCCTCCGGTTCGGGTTCGCAGGCCATCGTCCGCTTCCTGAAGGAGAAGGAGGGCTTCTGCGTCCACTTCTCCTTCTCGATGGCGTCGATGGCCCGTTCGCTGGGCATTCCGGCGCGGGTCGCGGTCGGGTTCACCCCGGGCAGCGCGCTGGCGGACGGCAGCATGCAGGTCACGATGAAGGACGCGCACGCCTGGCCGGAGCTGTACTTCGAGGGGGTGGGCTGGACCCGGTTCGAGCCCACGCCGACCCGGGGCACCGCCCCGGACTACACCCGGGCGGAGACCCCGGTCACGCAGCCCACGGCCCCGGCTCCGCTGCCTTCGCAGAGCTCGAGCGCGCCGGCGCCGGCGCCGTCGAGCTCGGCGGACAGCTGCCCGCCGGAGCTGCGGCGGCTGGGCGACTGTGACTCCGCTGCGGCCCCGGGCGCCGGCCCGGAGGGCGGGGACTTCCCGTGGGGCACGGTCCTGGGCTTTGTGGGGCTGGGTCTGCTGGTGGCGGCGGTTCCGCTGCTGCCGCTGCTGTGGCGCGGCCGGGTACGGGCCCGGCGGCTGGGCTGCGGCGAGCCGCTGGCGGCGTGGCGGGAGCTCGGCGATATGGCCTGGGACGTGGGCATCACCCCGGACGAGGCGCTGTCGCCGCGCCGGGCCGCGGCGCGGATCGTGGAGCTGGGCTCGCTGGAGCCGCCGGCGGCGGAGGCGGTGCACCGGCTGGCCGGAGCGGTGGAGCGGGTGCTGTACGCGCGGCCCGGCGCGGTCGTCGTCCCGGTGGCCGACGGCGACGCGGCGGCGGATGTGCTGGTGGCCCGGGCGGGCCTGCTGGCGGGTGTGGGGCGCGGGCGGCGGCTCCGGGCGCTGTTGCTGCCGAGGTCGGCGGCGCGGCTGGGGTGGGCGGCGAGCGCCCGCTGGACGGCCCTGGCGGGCCGGGCGGCGGCGCTGGTTGCGAAGCTGCCGCGGCTGAAGCGCACCTGA
- a CDS encoding DUF58 domain-containing protein: protein MATGTPGGAGGESGGLRSALSGLTTRGRSFLAAGLAAAVCAFVLGQTALLQVGLLITVLPLLCVYALHRTRYRVSGSRRLTPVRVPAGSEARVQLRMDNVSRLPTGLLMLQDRVPYVLGPRPRFVLDRVEPGGRREVSYRVRSDLRGRYPLGPLQLRLADPFGLVELTRSFSTYDTLTVIPRTEPLPAVRLTGEANGYGEGNQRSLALAGDDDVIPRGYRYGDDLRRVHWRSTARYGELMVRREEQPQRARATVLLDTRQVAFQGAGPDSAFEWAVSGAGSALLHLLERGFSVRLMTDTGEAVPGESGSGFSAGGGQESAEAAGLMMDALAVVGHSDGTGLSRAHDAARSGNEGLLIAFFGDLDDVQTDLAARMRQRTGGAVAFVLDSAAWTGRAVPAGAPDPAARRVHRLREAGWTALAVPPGAAFGELWRQAGAGAPAAGEMPLGTGTSGAGGWS, encoded by the coding sequence ATGGCCACCGGTACCCCTGGCGGTGCCGGCGGCGAGAGCGGCGGGCTGCGCAGCGCGCTGTCCGGGCTCACCACCCGCGGCCGGTCCTTCCTGGCCGCGGGCCTCGCCGCGGCCGTCTGCGCCTTCGTGCTCGGCCAGACCGCCCTCCTCCAGGTCGGCCTGCTGATCACCGTGCTGCCGCTGCTCTGCGTGTACGCCCTGCACCGCACCCGGTACCGGGTCTCCGGCAGCCGGCGGCTGACCCCGGTGCGGGTCCCGGCCGGCTCCGAGGCCCGGGTGCAGCTGCGCATGGACAATGTGTCCCGGCTGCCCACCGGCCTGCTGATGCTCCAGGACCGGGTGCCGTACGTCCTGGGGCCGCGGCCCCGGTTCGTCCTGGACCGGGTCGAGCCCGGCGGACGCCGCGAGGTGTCCTACCGGGTCCGCTCCGACCTGCGGGGCCGCTACCCGCTCGGTCCGCTCCAGCTGCGGCTGGCCGACCCGTTCGGACTGGTCGAGCTCACCCGGTCGTTCAGCACCTACGACACCCTCACCGTGATCCCGCGCACCGAGCCGCTGCCGGCGGTCCGGCTGACCGGCGAGGCCAACGGCTACGGCGAGGGCAACCAGCGGTCGCTGGCCCTGGCCGGCGACGACGACGTGATCCCGCGCGGCTACCGGTACGGCGACGACCTGCGGCGGGTGCACTGGCGCTCCACCGCGCGCTACGGCGAGCTGATGGTGCGCCGCGAGGAGCAGCCGCAGCGGGCCAGGGCCACTGTCCTGCTGGACACCCGGCAGGTGGCGTTCCAGGGCGCCGGACCGGACTCGGCCTTCGAATGGGCCGTCTCCGGGGCCGGCTCCGCCCTGCTGCACCTGCTCGAACGCGGGTTCTCCGTACGCCTGATGACGGACACCGGGGAAGCGGTGCCCGGCGAGAGCGGCAGCGGGTTCTCGGCGGGCGGCGGGCAGGAGTCCGCCGAAGCCGCCGGACTGATGATGGACGCCCTGGCCGTGGTCGGGCACTCCGACGGCACCGGGCTGTCCCGCGCCCACGATGCCGCCCGCAGCGGCAACGAGGGCCTGCTGATCGCCTTCTTCGGCGATCTGGACGACGTACAGACCGATCTGGCGGCGCGGATGCGGCAGCGCACCGGCGGCGCCGTGGCCTTTGTGCTGGACTCCGCGGCCTGGACCGGCCGGGCCGTCCCGGCGGGCGCCCCCGATCCGGCCGCGCGGCGGGTGCACCGGCTGCGCGAGGCGGGCTGGACGGCCCTGGCCGTACCGCCCGGGGCCGCTTTCGGCGAGCTGTGGCGGCAGGCCGGGGCGGGCGCCCCGGCCGCCGGTGAGATGCCTCTGGGCACGGGAACTTCGGGGGCGGGGGGCTGGTCATGA
- a CDS encoding AAA family ATPase, whose translation MTTYDDRASLADLTSTAERVRRSVESVIEGKPEVVRIALTVLLAEGHLLIEDVPGVGKTMLAKTLAKSIDCSVQRIQFTPDLLPSDITGVSIYDQQRREFEFKPGAIFAQIVIGDEINRASPKTQSALLESMEERQVTTDGQTYELPSPFMVVATQNPVEMEGTYPLPEAQRDRFMARVSVGYPSPAAELQMLDVHGGLSPLDDLQAVAHAHDILKLIEAVREVYVAEPVRRYIVDLVTATRTHADLRLGASPRATLHLLRAVKASAALSGRDYVLPDDVQALAAPVLAHRLLPTAQAQLNRRTAEQVVADILARTPVPAAHPQAGQPQAGSLHSGPAHNGQPHPLHPQAGQPQPGVRGY comes from the coding sequence GTGACGACCTACGACGACCGTGCCAGCCTCGCGGACCTGACCAGCACCGCGGAGCGGGTGCGCAGGTCGGTGGAGAGCGTGATCGAGGGGAAGCCCGAGGTCGTACGGATCGCCCTGACCGTGCTGCTCGCCGAGGGCCACCTGCTGATCGAGGACGTGCCCGGGGTCGGCAAGACCATGCTGGCCAAGACCCTGGCCAAGTCCATCGACTGCTCGGTGCAGCGCATCCAGTTCACCCCGGACCTGCTGCCCTCGGACATCACCGGCGTCAGCATCTACGACCAGCAGCGCCGGGAGTTCGAGTTCAAGCCGGGCGCGATCTTCGCGCAGATCGTGATCGGCGACGAGATCAACCGCGCCTCGCCGAAGACCCAGTCCGCGCTGCTGGAGTCGATGGAGGAGCGCCAGGTCACCACCGACGGGCAGACCTACGAGCTGCCCTCGCCGTTCATGGTGGTCGCCACCCAGAACCCGGTGGAGATGGAGGGCACCTATCCCCTCCCCGAGGCCCAGCGGGACCGCTTCATGGCCCGGGTCTCGGTCGGCTACCCCAGCCCGGCCGCCGAGCTGCAGATGCTCGACGTCCACGGCGGGCTGTCCCCGCTGGACGACCTCCAGGCCGTGGCCCACGCCCACGACATCCTCAAGCTGATCGAGGCCGTCCGCGAGGTGTACGTCGCCGAACCCGTCCGGCGCTACATCGTCGACCTGGTCACCGCCACCCGCACCCACGCCGACCTCCGGCTGGGCGCCTCCCCGCGCGCCACCCTGCACCTGCTGCGCGCCGTGAAGGCCTCCGCCGCGCTGTCCGGCCGGGACTACGTGCTGCCCGACGACGTCCAGGCGCTGGCCGCCCCGGTGCTCGCGCACCGGCTGCTGCCCACCGCGCAGGCCCAGCTGAACCGGCGGACGGCCGAGCAGGTCGTCGCCGACATCCTGGCCCGCACCCCGGTGCCCGCCGCGCACCCGCAGGCCGGACAGCCGCAGGCCGGCTCCCTGCACTCCGGTCCGGCGCACAACGGCCAGCCGCACCCCCTGCACCCGCAGGCCGGGCAGCCGCAGCCGGGCGTCCGGGGCTACTGA
- a CDS encoding beta-class carbonic anhydrase, with the protein MTISAHLPADSALEPGAHGLGETVTDRLLAANRAYAARFTDPGMDARPVLGVAVVACMDARLDLHAALGLELGDCHTIRNAGGVVTDDTIRSLTISQRALGTRSVILIHHTGCGLERLTEDFRHELEDEVGQRPAWAVEAFRDVDQDVRQSMQRVRTNPFLLHKDDVRGFVFDVHTGLLREIDPAS; encoded by the coding sequence ATGACTATTTCCGCGCACCTGCCTGCCGACTCCGCACTCGAGCCCGGGGCCCACGGGCTCGGGGAGACCGTCACGGACCGCCTGCTCGCGGCGAACCGCGCCTACGCGGCACGCTTCACCGACCCCGGCATGGACGCCCGCCCCGTCCTCGGGGTGGCCGTGGTGGCCTGCATGGATGCCCGGCTCGACCTGCACGCCGCCCTCGGCCTGGAGCTCGGCGACTGCCACACCATCCGCAACGCGGGCGGGGTGGTCACGGACGACACCATCCGGTCCCTCACCATCAGCCAGCGCGCCCTGGGCACCCGCAGCGTCATACTCATCCACCACACCGGCTGCGGCCTGGAGCGCCTCACCGAGGACTTCCGGCACGAGCTGGAGGACGAGGTCGGCCAGCGCCCCGCGTGGGCCGTGGAGGCCTTCCGGGACGTGGACCAGGACGTCCGCCAGTCCATGCAGCGGGTCCGCACCAACCCGTTCCTTCTGCACAAGGACGATGTGCGAGGCTTCGTCTTCGACGTCCACACCGGCCTGCTGCGGGAGATCGACCCCGCCTCTTGA
- the rsmH gene encoding 16S rRNA (cytosine(1402)-N(4))-methyltransferase RsmH: MTSESRHVPVMLQRCLDLLAPALEAPGAVVVDCTLGLGGHSEALLRQFPEVRLIALDRDKEALRLSGERLAPYGDRATLVHAVYDELPEVLDRLGIPAVQGILFDLGVSSMQLDEADRGFAYAQDAPLDMRMDQSTGMSAAEVLNTYPAGELVRILRAYGEEKQAKRIVSAIVREREKAPFTNSARLVELIRDALPQAAKRTGGNPAKRTFQALRIEVNGELSVLERAIPAAVDRIAVGGRIAVLSYHSLEDRLVKTVFAAGAASTAPPGLPVVPEKYQPKLKLLTRGAELPTEEEVAENRRAAPARLRGVQRIREARL, translated from the coding sequence TTGACCAGCGAATCCCGACATGTCCCGGTGATGCTCCAGCGGTGCCTGGACCTGTTGGCCCCGGCGCTGGAGGCCCCCGGGGCAGTCGTCGTCGACTGCACCCTCGGCCTCGGCGGCCACAGCGAAGCCCTGCTCCGGCAGTTCCCGGAGGTCCGCCTGATCGCGCTGGACCGCGACAAGGAGGCCCTGCGGCTCTCCGGCGAGCGGCTCGCCCCCTACGGCGACCGGGCGACCCTGGTGCACGCCGTGTACGACGAGCTCCCCGAGGTACTGGACCGGCTCGGCATCCCCGCCGTCCAGGGCATCCTCTTCGACCTCGGCGTCTCCTCCATGCAACTGGACGAGGCCGACCGCGGCTTCGCCTACGCCCAGGACGCACCGCTGGACATGCGCATGGACCAGAGCACCGGGATGAGCGCGGCGGAGGTGCTCAACACCTACCCGGCGGGCGAGCTGGTCCGCATCCTGCGCGCCTACGGCGAGGAGAAGCAGGCCAAGCGGATCGTGTCCGCGATCGTCCGGGAGCGCGAGAAGGCCCCCTTCACCAACAGCGCCCGGCTGGTCGAACTGATCCGCGACGCCCTCCCGCAGGCCGCCAAGCGGACCGGCGGCAACCCGGCCAAGCGGACCTTCCAGGCGCTGCGGATCGAGGTCAACGGCGAGCTGTCGGTCCTGGAGCGGGCCATTCCGGCCGCCGTGGACCGGATCGCGGTCGGCGGCCGGATCGCCGTCCTGTCGTACCACTCGCTGGAGGACCGCCTGGTCAAGACGGTCTTCGCGGCGGGTGCCGCCTCCACCGCGCCGCCCGGCCTGCCGGTGGTGCCGGAGAAGTACCAGCCCAAGCTGAAGCTGCTGACCCGCGGCGCCGAACTCCCCACGGAGGAGGAGGTCGCCGAGAACCGCCGGGCCGCCCCCGCCCGGCTGCGGGGGGTCCAACGCATCCGCGAGGCCAGACTGTGA
- a CDS encoding FtsB family cell division protein: MRVARLGGRRPRGPRPAGPGAGQAARTPFVLLVVVLLGGGLISLLMLNSALNQGSFQLSRLKKETTALTDEQQALQRDVDAHSAPDALERRARELGMVPGGSPVFLGPDGRTSGTPAAAEAPPPPEPPAAQGVSVPVGSVPAGPVPAGPDPAATAPASPAPVPPAPAPVAPDPAATGPGNPAPDAGTAPDAGSPPSVAPPNPVPPQSTPTPGR, from the coding sequence ATGCGGGTCGCACGGCTGGGCGGGCGGCGCCCGCGCGGGCCCCGGCCCGCCGGCCCGGGGGCCGGGCAGGCCGCCCGTACCCCCTTCGTCCTGCTGGTCGTCGTGCTGCTCGGCGGCGGGCTGATCAGCCTGCTGATGCTGAACTCGGCGCTCAACCAGGGCTCTTTCCAGCTGAGCCGGCTGAAGAAGGAGACCACCGCGCTCACCGACGAGCAGCAGGCCCTCCAGCGCGATGTGGACGCCCATTCGGCGCCCGATGCGCTGGAGCGGCGGGCCCGCGAACTCGGCATGGTCCCCGGCGGCAGCCCGGTCTTCCTCGGGCCGGACGGCAGGACCTCCGGCACCCCCGCCGCCGCCGAGGCCCCGCCGCCGCCCGAGCCGCCGGCCGCCCAGGGCGTCTCGGTCCCGGTGGGCTCCGTCCCCGCGGGCCCGGTCCCCGCCGGCCCCGACCCGGCCGCCACCGCGCCCGCGTCCCCCGCCCCCGTCCCGCCGGCCCCCGCCCCGGTCGCCCCCGACCCGGCCGCCACCGGCCCGGGGAACCCTGCCCCGGACGCCGGCACTGCCCCGGACGCCGGCTCCCCGCCCTCCGTAGCTCCACCGAACCCGGTACCCCCGCAGTCCACCCCGACCCCCGGACGGTGA
- a CDS encoding peptidoglycan D,D-transpeptidase FtsI family protein, with amino-acid sequence MSAQEPPRRRVPGPTRPRRPQSGAARPASRPASRPATRRPTALRTPHTIRLGSPRPRLRLVGIGLTLVMLAFVVRLLQVQAVDASTFSAVASKNRYASYTLAAERGDITDRKGVALATSVDAYDITADPSMFTPKESKAPDAPEQAAALLAPILNKDAKELADRLRTKNTRYVVLARRQTPQVWNQIKDLKRVFADKATADKKNNGPGANVLAGIFNEESSKRVYPNGSLAAGILGYVNAEGNGGGGLESSLDDRLAGRDGEVTYAQSGGRRVPTAGSSEKPAVPGQDIELTIDRDIQWAAQSAITEQVEKSQADRGYVIVQDTRTGEVLAMANAPGFDPNDLTKARSTAMGNAALQDVYEPGSTAKVMSMAAVLEEKKATPGTHVTVPNRLHRGDRLFKDDIDHPTWYLTLNGVLAKSSNIGTILATGQLGRTQPEANKVLHSYLTKFGLGRPTGLNYPGESRGILAAPGDWSTSQQYTIPFGQGLSLNAMQAASVYSTIANGGVRIEPTLVRGFKGPDGRFTPAPAPEKSRVISEDTARTLAQMLESVVDDQEGTGTKAKIPGYRVGGKTGTSNRVDPATGRYKGYTASFAGFAPADNPRITVYCAIQNPTKGSYFGGQICGPIYKKVMEFALKTLQVAPTGTAPAGLPVTFQPGQ; translated from the coding sequence ATGAGCGCACAGGAGCCGCCACGGCGGCGGGTGCCCGGCCCCACGCGGCCCCGGCGCCCGCAGAGCGGCGCCGCCCGGCCGGCGAGCCGCCCCGCGAGCCGGCCCGCCACCCGGCGGCCCACCGCCCTCCGCACCCCGCACACCATCCGCCTCGGCAGCCCCCGGCCCCGGCTCCGCCTGGTCGGCATCGGACTGACCCTGGTCATGCTCGCGTTCGTGGTCCGGCTGCTCCAGGTCCAGGCCGTCGACGCCTCCACCTTCTCCGCCGTCGCCTCCAAGAACCGGTACGCCAGCTACACGCTGGCCGCCGAACGCGGGGACATCACCGACCGCAAGGGCGTGGCCCTCGCCACCAGCGTGGACGCGTACGACATCACCGCCGACCCGTCCATGTTCACGCCCAAGGAGAGCAAGGCCCCGGACGCCCCGGAACAGGCCGCCGCCCTCCTCGCGCCGATCCTGAACAAGGACGCCAAGGAACTCGCGGACCGGCTCCGGACCAAGAACACCCGCTATGTGGTCCTGGCCCGCCGCCAGACCCCCCAGGTCTGGAACCAGATCAAGGACCTCAAGCGGGTCTTCGCCGACAAGGCCACCGCCGACAAGAAGAACAACGGGCCCGGCGCCAACGTCCTCGCCGGGATCTTCAACGAGGAGAGCAGCAAGCGGGTCTACCCCAACGGCAGCCTGGCCGCCGGGATACTGGGCTACGTCAACGCCGAGGGCAACGGCGGCGGCGGCCTGGAGTCCTCCCTCGACGACAGACTGGCCGGCCGGGACGGCGAGGTCACCTACGCCCAGTCCGGCGGTCGCCGGGTCCCCACCGCCGGCTCCAGCGAGAAGCCCGCCGTCCCCGGCCAGGACATCGAACTCACCATCGACCGCGACATCCAGTGGGCCGCCCAGAGCGCCATCACCGAGCAGGTCGAGAAGTCCCAGGCCGACCGCGGCTACGTCATCGTCCAGGACACCCGCACCGGCGAGGTCCTGGCCATGGCCAACGCCCCCGGCTTCGACCCGAACGACCTCACCAAGGCCCGCTCCACCGCCATGGGCAACGCCGCCCTCCAGGACGTCTACGAGCCCGGCTCCACCGCCAAGGTGATGTCCATGGCCGCCGTCCTGGAGGAGAAGAAAGCCACCCCCGGCACCCATGTGACCGTCCCCAACCGGCTGCACCGCGGCGACCGGCTCTTCAAGGACGACATCGACCACCCGACCTGGTACCTGACCCTCAACGGGGTCCTCGCCAAGTCCAGCAACATCGGCACCATCCTGGCCACCGGCCAGCTCGGCCGCACCCAGCCCGAGGCCAACAAGGTCCTCCACTCCTACCTGACCAAATTCGGCCTGGGCCGGCCCACCGGCCTGAACTACCCCGGCGAATCCCGCGGCATCCTCGCCGCGCCCGGCGACTGGTCCACCTCCCAGCAGTACACGATCCCCTTCGGCCAGGGCCTGTCCCTCAACGCCATGCAGGCCGCCTCCGTGTACTCCACCATCGCCAACGGCGGCGTCCGCATCGAACCCACCCTGGTCCGCGGGTTCAAGGGCCCCGACGGCCGGTTCACCCCCGCTCCCGCCCCCGAGAAGTCCCGGGTGATCAGCGAGGACACCGCCAGGACCCTGGCGCAGATGCTCGAGTCCGTGGTCGACGACCAGGAGGGCACCGGCACCAAGGCGAAGATCCCCGGCTACCGGGTCGGCGGCAAGACCGGAACCTCCAACCGAGTGGATCCGGCCACCGGCCGCTACAAGGGGTACACCGCATCCTTCGCCGGCTTCGCCCCCGCCGACAACCCGCGGATCACCGTCTACTGCGCCATCCAGAACCCCACCAAGGGCAGCTACTTCGGCGGCCAGATCTGCGGACCCATCTACAAGAAAGTCATGGAGTTCGCCCTCAAGACCCTCCAGGTCGCCCCCACCGGAACCGCACCCGCCGGCCTGCCGGTCACCTTCCAGCCCGGCCAGTGA
- a CDS encoding UDP-N-acetylmuramoyl-L-alanyl-D-glutamate--2,6-diaminopimelate ligase — protein MTTITPNPGNRNGGPSGRGPSIPDRPTAPGTLTAVPHADQPRTTQKPPAAPPGAPRPAAVRPIPLGDLAALLGTAAPETRAQITGITHDSRAVRPGDVYAALPGARLHGADFAAQAAGLGAAAILTDPAGAERAAATGLPLLLVENPRGRMGELAAAVYGQPGEGLLQIGITGTSGKTTTAYLIEGGLRGAGRSTGLVGTVEMRIGDERIKSERTTPEATDLQALFAVMRERGVEAVAMEVSSHALVLGRVDGCVFDVAVFNNLSPEHMEFHTGMEDYFQAKAQLFTPARARLGVVNLDDEYGRRLAKESPIPVITFSAAGDPAADWRAEDVAYGHMDSTLTLLGPEGQRISATAPLPGPFNVANTVAAVVTLAAAGVDPQTAADGIAAVPGVPGRLERVDAGQPYLAVVDYAHKTDAVESVLKALREVTTGKLHIVLGCGGDRDTTKRAPMGAAAARFADTAVLTSDNPRSEDPLKILAAMFEGAVSVPAEERGTVLVDADRAAAIAAAVARAEPGDTVLVAGKGHEQGQDTAGVVRPFDDREVLRSAIARAEQAGKAVKAEQADTTEKTDSARQAEVN, from the coding sequence GTGACGACGATCACCCCGAATCCCGGGAACCGAAACGGCGGCCCGAGCGGCCGGGGCCCCTCAATTCCCGACCGGCCCACTGCGCCCGGTACGCTCACCGCCGTGCCCCACGCCGATCAGCCCAGAACCACCCAGAAACCCCCGGCAGCGCCGCCTGGAGCGCCCCGGCCCGCTGCCGTCCGCCCGATTCCGCTCGGCGACCTGGCAGCCCTGCTGGGAACCGCCGCTCCGGAGACCCGGGCGCAGATCACCGGCATCACCCACGACTCGAGGGCGGTCCGCCCCGGTGACGTGTACGCGGCCCTGCCCGGGGCCCGCCTGCACGGTGCGGACTTCGCCGCCCAGGCCGCCGGCCTCGGCGCCGCCGCGATCCTGACCGATCCGGCGGGTGCCGAACGCGCCGCCGCCACCGGTCTGCCGCTGCTGCTGGTGGAGAACCCGCGCGGCCGGATGGGCGAGCTCGCCGCCGCCGTCTACGGACAGCCGGGCGAGGGCCTGCTCCAGATCGGCATCACCGGGACCTCCGGCAAGACCACCACCGCCTACCTCATCGAGGGCGGACTGCGCGGGGCCGGCCGCAGCACCGGACTGGTCGGCACCGTCGAGATGCGGATCGGCGACGAGCGGATCAAGTCCGAGCGGACCACCCCCGAGGCCACCGACCTCCAGGCGCTCTTCGCGGTCATGCGGGAGCGCGGGGTCGAGGCCGTCGCCATGGAGGTCTCCAGCCACGCCCTGGTGCTCGGCCGGGTCGACGGCTGCGTCTTCGACGTCGCCGTCTTCAACAACCTCAGCCCCGAGCACATGGAATTCCACACCGGCATGGAGGACTACTTCCAGGCCAAGGCCCAGCTGTTCACCCCGGCCCGGGCCCGCCTGGGCGTGGTGAACCTCGACGACGAGTACGGCCGCCGGCTGGCCAAGGAGTCGCCGATCCCGGTGATCACCTTCTCCGCCGCCGGGGACCCGGCGGCGGACTGGCGGGCGGAGGACGTGGCCTACGGCCACATGGACTCCACCCTCACCCTGCTCGGCCCGGAGGGACAGCGGATCAGCGCCACCGCCCCGCTGCCCGGCCCGTTCAACGTGGCCAACACCGTCGCCGCCGTGGTCACCCTGGCCGCCGCCGGAGTGGACCCGCAGACCGCCGCCGACGGCATCGCCGCCGTCCCCGGCGTCCCCGGCCGGCTGGAGCGGGTCGACGCCGGACAGCCGTACCTCGCCGTCGTCGACTACGCGCACAAGACGGACGCCGTCGAATCGGTCCTGAAGGCCCTGCGCGAGGTCACCACCGGCAAGCTGCACATCGTCCTCGGCTGCGGCGGCGACCGTGACACCACCAAGCGCGCCCCGATGGGCGCCGCCGCCGCCCGGTTCGCCGACACCGCCGTGCTGACCTCGGACAACCCGCGCTCCGAGGACCCGCTGAAGATCCTCGCCGCGATGTTCGAAGGCGCCGTGTCCGTCCCGGCCGAGGAGCGCGGCACCGTCCTGGTCGACGCCGACCGGGCCGCCGCCATCGCCGCCGCCGTCGCCCGCGCCGAGCCCGGGGACACCGTCCTGGTGGCCGGCAAGGGCCACGAGCAGGGGCAGGACACCGCAGGCGTGGTCCGGCCGTTCGACGACCGCGAGGTGCTCCGCAGCGCCATTGCCAGGGCCGAGCAGGCCGGCAAAGCCGTGAAGGCCGAGCAGGCCGACACGACCGAGAAAACCGATTCCGCCCGACAGGCCGAGGTGAACTAA